The genomic stretch CGACGAGCTTCCGCAAACGAACGTCGGCAAGATCCTGCGGCGCGAGCTGCGCGATCAGGAGCTGGCGAAACACAAAACCTCTTGACGGCCGCGCACGAACCCGGAGTACCGGTTCTGGTCAGATCGTGAGCGCGAACGCGACGGCCGTGCGTCGCGGCTCGCAGCGTGCGTGCGTCGTTCGTGCAGCTGGCGGCAGCGCGAGACGCGCGAGCACGAAGAAATCGGCGGCGCGCGTCGCGCCGATCAGCGTCAGACGCCCCTCTGCCCGCGCCGCGCGCGGTGCGAGCGCGTCGTACCAGAGCGCGGCGATATCGGTATGCGGCGTAACGCCGAGGTCGATAACGGGCACTTGCATGCGCTCAGCGTGCATCGACAATGCCGCCGCTTCGGGCAGCGTGCCGTCGATCAGCGCCATATCCGCGCGCAGGCCGTCCGGAAGCAGCCACGGCATGCGCCAGGCCGCCGTCGCCGGCAGCCACGCGGCTGCTGCGATGAATGTGCGTCGCTGCATGTCGCCTCTTCGTTCGTCGCTAGGTATAGCCGCGCCAGTTGCGAAATGCCGCCGGCCAGATGCCCTGCTTGCCCGGCGACAGGATGCCCGACGGATCGAGCGCGTCCTTGATCGTCTCCGACAGGCGCAGCAGCGCGCCATCGTTGAAGTTGTAGCGCGCCGCCGCGAAATCCATGTAGACCAGATGCGAGCGATACTCGCCGTAGCCCGCGCCGTGCGCGTCGCTCATCCACGCGCGCAGCAGGTCCCCCGCCAACTCGCTTTGGCGCGCGTCGCTGCTGTCGAAAATCGCGGCAGCAATGTGATGCAGATGCCGCTCGCCCGCCGTGAAACCGCCGTAGTAGTCGAAGCCGTATTCGTTCGCACGCGTCTTCGCCATCGTGTACTGCCGCATCGCGTCGCGGCCCGTCGCCGGACACACGGGCGAAAAGTCCACGTGGGCGCCGCGCCCGCCGCGCCAGTCGAGCATCCGGAACGCCGTCATCGCCGGAATGCCGGCGAGATTTCGGTCGCCGCCCGCTTCCGGTTCCGCGTTGCCGTCATAGGTTTTCGACTGCATGCGCGCACCCGCGATGCGGCCGAATGCGCGCCGCACGAGCGCCTCTTTCGCGTCGATCACTTCGCGCTCACCGTATAGCGCGTAATGCAGATTCCAGCGGCCGATGTCCAGCTTGTCGACCATCGCCGCGATCGCGCTGTCCGGCATCACGCCCGCGCCCTCGTACCACTGCGAACGCGGCCCGAGCCCCGCTGCGCGCCGCAACCCGCCTTCGATCACCGCCTGGTTGCCGATCGTGCCGTTCAGGCGCAACGGCCTCAAGGTCTCGACAATTGCTTCCAGATCGTCGTCGCGCTGGAACTGGATTTCGCCGAGCAGATAGGCGCTCGGCGCCGGCATCAGCCAGACACCCATCTTCGTGACGATGCCGTAGTTCGACTGCATGAACATCGGATCGAACGACGGCCCGTAGCCGTGCCGGAACGCCTGCCACGCCGTGCCGATCTCAATGCCGCCCATGCCCGTGCGCACGACGTCGCCGTTGGCGAGCACCACTTCCATGCCGCACTGTGTCGCCGCGTGATCGCCGTATGCCGTCGTACCGAAGCCCCGTTCGAGCGTGTTGCCGATGATGCTGCCCCAGCCTGCCGCGGGCGGATCGACCCAAAGCCGGTACCCGCGCCCGCGCAGATGATGATGCAGATCGAAGTAGCTCACGCCTGGCTCGACGAGCGCATACGCGAGTGGCTCGTCGACGGCGAGAATGCGGTTCATCCGCTGCAGATCGAGCACCACCGAGCCCCGCAGACGCGGCGCCGCGCCGCCGTACGCGAAGTTGCGGCCCGTCGACACCGTCCACAGCGGGACGCGGTACTCGTTCGCGACGCGCAGGACCGCGCGGATCTCGTCGACGTTTGCAGGCAGCAGCGCTGCCGATGGCGCGAACGACGCAGCGAGCCGTCCCGGCGCGAATGGATCGGCATACGGTGCGAGACTCGTCGGCGACGCCGCGACCTGCGTGGCGCCGACGATTGCTTCGAAGGCGGCCAGCGCGCGATCGAAGGTCGCGGCGGAGATGTCGGGCGGCAAAGTGCGTGTCAAAGCGTTCCCTTATGGTCGACTGACTGCTTGCATGACGATGTCCCGCGCCCAAGGACGCGCGTCGCGTGGATCGCGTGGATCGCGTGGATCCTCAGTGCCGATGTGCGCCGCGCATGCCGCCCCACCTGTGGATGCCGCCCGTGCCGTCGAATCCTCCGCGACCCATCATGCCGCCGGGCTGCCCCCAATGCATATGGTTCATGTGATGGACGTGATGAAACCGGTCGACGAACACGAACGACGCGCCGACACCCACGACCACGGGCGTTCTCCCATACCACGGGTCATAGTAAGAATAGGCGGGAATCCAATAGACGACGATGCCGTCGCTGCCCTGCTGGATCTGCCAGGTACCGTCCGGCTTCAGGCATGCAAGGCCGCTGATCTGCTGCACGGTGCCGTCGATTTCCGCCTGACCGACGACATGGCGGCATGTCGTCTGATCGCTGTATGGCTGCGCGGCGACGGGCGGAGCAATCGCCGCGGCGCATCCGGCGCACACATACAACGTGGCGCCGACTCCAGTCAAGGTACGCATGATATGTCCTGCCCGACGGTACGGTGTCGCGGCACCTGTGCGTGCCGTCGCCGTGAAGACGCCATCGATTCGCCTCGCAGCACGGGTGCGGCACGGCGCCGCCTTGGCGGCTCGCCGCACATGGCGGCACACACGTGCCTGGATAGCAAACGTGTGGACGCACCGCGCTATTCCTGCGGCGCCCTGCATCGTCGCCCTGCATCGTCGCCCTGCATCGTATTACGCAATGTTTCCAGGCCCGGGCCGACGTCTACTGCCACGCCTCCGGACGGCCGCCGAGCTCGCCGCAGACTTCGATCGCGATCGAGCGCAACTTGGCTTCCTCGATCGGCCCCGACAGTGCGTAGCCCATGTGATCGCTGATCCAGTAGAACGTGCGGCGGTTGCCGTCGCGGAACAGCCGGAATGCCGTCTCGTCCTTCGGAATGCCCGTCACGTACAGCGTGAGGCGTGCACCGCCCGCGTTCTCGTACATGAATTGCGCAGCGGGCCCCGCTTCGCCCGGCAACAGCCGTCCGCCGACCAGCGTGTAGCCGTACTCCTGCAGCGACGGCACGGATAGATGCCGGTTCAGCCGTTTCGACAACCAGTTGATCAGATGCTCTTCTTCGGCGGCTGCGACCTCGA from Paraburkholderia phymatum STM815 encodes the following:
- a CDS encoding FAD-binding oxidoreductase → MTRTLPPDISAATFDRALAAFEAIVGATQVAASPTSLAPYADPFAPGRLAASFAPSAALLPANVDEIRAVLRVANEYRVPLWTVSTGRNFAYGGAAPRLRGSVVLDLQRMNRILAVDEPLAYALVEPGVSYFDLHHHLRGRGYRLWVDPPAAGWGSIIGNTLERGFGTTAYGDHAATQCGMEVVLANGDVVRTGMGGIEIGTAWQAFRHGYGPSFDPMFMQSNYGIVTKMGVWLMPAPSAYLLGEIQFQRDDDLEAIVETLRPLRLNGTIGNQAVIEGGLRRAAGLGPRSQWYEGAGVMPDSAIAAMVDKLDIGRWNLHYALYGEREVIDAKEALVRRAFGRIAGARMQSKTYDGNAEPEAGGDRNLAGIPAMTAFRMLDWRGGRGAHVDFSPVCPATGRDAMRQYTMAKTRANEYGFDYYGGFTAGERHLHHIAAAIFDSSDARQSELAGDLLRAWMSDAHGAGYGEYRSHLVYMDFAAARYNFNDGALLRLSETIKDALDPSGILSPGKQGIWPAAFRNWRGYT